The following proteins come from a genomic window of Melospiza melodia melodia isolate bMelMel2 unplaced genomic scaffold, bMelMel2.pri scaffold_32, whole genome shotgun sequence:
- the LOC134434131 gene encoding olfactory receptor 14A16-like: MFFFLLNLALSDLGSICTTVPKAMHNSLGETRNITYTGCAAQVFLIFFFFAAELYLLTIMSYDRYVSICKPLHYGTLLGSRACAHMAAAAWASAFLNALLHTANTFSLPLCHGNALGKFFCEIPQILKLSCSQSNFRELGLIAVSVCLAFGCFVFIVFSYVQIFRAVLRIPAEQGRHKAFSTCLPHLAVVTLFISTSFFTYLKPPSMSSPSLDLALSVLYSVVPPALNPLIYSLRNQEFKDAVWRLMTGRCQKH, encoded by the coding sequence atgttcttcttcctgctcaacctggccctcagcgacctgggctccatctgcaccactgtccccaaagccatgcacaattcccttggGGAAACCAGGAACAtcacctacacaggatgtgctgctcaggtcttcctgattttcttcttctttgcaGCAGAGCTTTACCTTTTGACCATTATGTCCTATGACCgttacgtgtccatctgcaaacctctgcactatgggactctcctgggcagcagagcttgtgcccacatggcagcagctgcctgggccagtgcctttctcaatgctctgctgcacacagccaatacattttccttgcccctgtgccatggcaatgccctgggcaagttcttctgtgaaatcccacagatcctcaagctctcttgctcacagtccaacttcagggaacttgggctaattgctgttagtgtgtgtttagcttttggatgttttgtgttcattgttttctcctatgtgcagatcttcagggctgtgctgaggatccctgccgagcagggacggcacaaagccttttccacctgcctccctcacctggctgtggtcacccttttcatcagcacttcattttttacatacctgaagcccccctccatgtcctccccatccctggatctggccctgtcagttctgtactcggtggtgcctccagccctgaaccccctcatctacagcctgaggaaccaggagttcaAGGATgccgtgtggagactgatgacgggAAGGTGTCAAAAACATTAA